The region TCCTCTTCATTCTATGCACAATCATCTATTGACTCAGAAATTGATTTGGCGGACGTCGAAACTTACACACGCCCACAAAGACAACCCAATGATCCCCATTTTGATCCCCCATATCCCAACGACGCCCCGTTTAGAGAGAAATCATTTGTGAAACGCCTCATCAATTTTACGACCAAGCATAAACGCGAGGGGCTTTTTAACGCCGTCGGAAAACACATCCTATCACATCTAGAGTTTGGGGGTTGTTTAGCAGACTATCGTGGTTTGAATTTGCGATATAATAGGCTCCGTGCGCtggaggatgtggatgagatCAAGGCCATGGTGGAGGGTCATCCGGCTGGCGCGTATGCAAGGGTTCGGTTTGTGAATTACTATACGTTGTCTCCTGGTCGGCCGaaagcagccaaggcagAGGACGTTGCGACCCAGGGGACTGAAGCCACGAGTGACTGGGCAGAACTGCAACTTGCAGAGTTGGATATTCAGGATACGCATGCTGAGCCCAGTGTTGCTGATACTGAGATATCAGATACGCCAGAGAAACGGGTTGACGAGTCCATTGagtttgaagaagagaacCCCGCCCCTCAAACGACTGACGGGCCAGGGGTCAATTCCTCACCAGATTCACAAGACCAGCCTGAAGGTGAACTCTCACCACTCAACACCCCCAACTTATCTACAGATGAACATGATACTCGCCCCATATCAATGCAGGACATAGAACCCATTCCTCTTACGGAATCCGAGACGCTAGAATCCCAAAGTCAAGATGCGACAGTTACAGACGACCTCGATCTCCCACCGATCCCGGATCTTCCACGCAAGCCTACCCTCCCAGATCTAGACGCTACGTTGGATAAAGACGCAAAACACCAGGCCGAGAAAGAAACAAGACGTATTGAAAAAGCCTACACACAAGCTGTCAAAGACCGCGCCAAAGCTATCCAGGAAAGAGAGAAGTTACTTGAAAAGAGACGCAAAAGGGCTGCCAAAGATGCAGAGAAACAGGCTAAAGAAGCTGAGAGGCTACGACTGAAGCAGGtgaaagaagatgaaaaaaGGCGAATTCGAGAAGAGGACAGGCCCAGCGAAAGCGTATCTTCCGAAGTGACGCAGCCGAACCAGGATGGATCCGAGGAGGGCAAAAAGccgaagaagttgaagaaattctGCACTCTGCCGAGTAAACGAGAAGGGGCAAGAGACCCAACGTGGGTGGATGTATATATGGACGGAATGGACGAAGTTGGTGCGCATTGTGGTTTATTCTTCTCGGGGCCGCATTATGATAAATTGGTTGGGGATGTGGGGAGTCGGATTGCACAGTGGGTTGAGGATGATCTGACCAAGAGGGCTATATTGGAGGTTGACTGATGGATATTGATTGGAATTTGGAAGCGTATACATAACACTGCTGGCGTGACGTACACGGCTCATGCTGGATATAATGACATCTCGTACTGATGAATCGAAATACCCCGCCCGTTCATCAAGGTTTCACATAATCATTACTATTATCACTGAGTCTTGCAGCATCCAACTGTGTTAACAAGGCAGCATTTGTATATCACTGTCTACATGGTATCTATCATTCAAAAATAAAATCACTCGCTGAGCTGTGCGTTACTAATACAAATCAAGTTCTCGTAACTGGACCACCAGGTCCTTTTTCTCGCCCTCATCCACGTCTATCCCTTTCAAAACTCCGTCATTATCACCATCCCCCGCAAAAGATTCACACTCAATAGCCACGGCGCCGAGCCGTACCCAcggtccttcttcttcccaaGCAGTCCTCGCACATATCAATGCCGTAGCTGCACAATCGTCCTCCTTCCAACGCCGTCCCGAAACAAGAACTcccaaacatttgaactccCGCTTCGGATCCATCCCTTTTTGCTCCGATGTCAACGACGCAGAAACCATTGCCTCCACGAGCGCCCTATTACCCCTCGACAGAGCCACGTCCTTCAACTTCGCCAGCCGTGTGTCCGGATCAACGGTAAAGCTGAGGTCGAAGCAAAACGTCTCCAATCGCAGAAACGTAATAGCGTCATCTTTGCGGGCTATAGCGTCCCCGTCAATCTCCCAGGACAAAACCATGCCGTCCTTGAACCCGACAGAGATCTCCATCCGAGGGGCAGCAGAAACACCATCTAGAATGGGGGACGTGTTGCCGACGAGATTAAAGGAGAATCTGTTATCCACCGGCGTAAGCCCTTCTCGAAGGTTCCAAGCCAGCCACGTCCATGAAGGGAAGGAATTCGTTCTGTAACATGAGGGCTCGGTTGGTGTTTCGAATGACCCCGTCCAATCACAGATCCACCCTAAGCTGGTGGCCAGACGATCAGTTTCGCTGACAACCCTACTCGTTACGAAATCGTCGGGATGAAACAGTGGCAGGCCGAGGAAATGTTTCACCGCGAGGCCGTCCATGCGCGCGTATTCTCCGAGCAGTGCCTTGAAGGCATCGAGCCGTTCCTCGTTATTAGTCAGATCGCGACACATGTAAGCTTTGATGAGGTCCTTGAACTGGCCGGACTGCTTGGGACAGCCGTCACCGATGGGGAATATGCGGCCGAGGGTGACGGATGGCGCGAGACGAAGCGGGAGGGAGATGGACTCGTGGCAGTGGAGTGTGCGGCACTGGAAGTATATCTGGGACGGGGTAAAGATTAGTCGGCGGCGCGAGAGGAGGCCTTCTTGGAATGTCCATGCGCGGGAGGCCCATTTTGAGGATGCGACTTCGAGATCTGGGCGGATGAGTGAGGTTGTGTAGAGGCCGGTTTTGGTCTTCAAGGAGAGTTGGTCTTCGCGTGGGGTGCTGAGGCCTGGGATGCCGGTGAGGGTGGTGTCTTCTGCGGCGATGATGAGAGTTAGTGATGAGCGAGAGTATATCTCGCCCATGAGATCGATTTGCTTTCTGCGTTCCAGCGGGGAGACTTGTAGGCAGAAGCGGTCGATCCATAGATATTGGAAGCcgagggtggtggtgaaggcgATGGCGTCGGCGAACAACGACGGCACACTTTCTGGCAAGTGTCCATCCGAGTCAAGTAATAATGCAGAGTGGTCGAACGGCATATCAGGCGATGAATCTAGCCCCGTCTGCGACCAGACGTAGCTCAATGTGAGATATTCCATCTTCCCCAAGCCACGATGCTCAACTTCGTCTGCTGCAACGACACGCATCTCATTGCAATCAATCAACCGCAAACCTTCGACAGCCTTCACTGGCGCCGTACATCCAGCTCCTACATGATTCGTACTGCAATAATCCAACCATGCCCTCGGCAGCGCGGGATTGATCATCGGCGACACCAATCGTCCCCGTatcctcgccttctccccATCCCCAGCCAAGTACGTTGCCATGCCGTCATCTtcgccctcctccgccttgAGCAAATATCCCCACGgcaagctcttcttcttggtcatgacctccatcaacaccgaACCCGCAAGCTCATGCCTctccccaacgccatccAACCGCTCAAACGCCTGCCGAATGCGCAAATACGGATGAAACTTGGCCGTGCCATCGCCCACAGCCGGAATAGGCCCAATCATGGCTCTAAAGAAGACGCAAAAGGGACACTGCGGCGCACCAGGCGGCGTCTGACCCTTCATCCCTGGGACGTCTGCATCCGCcggcggtgatggcggcAAACTAGGCGGCGGAACAAGAACATGCGAAAGCGGCACCCACGGCCTCGGCTGCCCTTGTTTCCAGTCCAGCAGCTGTGGGAAGTCAATGGCCACGCATCGCGGGCACGTCTTTGTGAGAAACTGTTTCCGCGCGCTCTGCTCGGAGGCGTCGCTTATTCCCGACGACGCATCATCCCGGACATTGATGTGTATGTGaatgtggctgttgcttgcatttgcatcaaGAGACCCATCCGCCACGATGCACCCGCCGCTTACACCGTTCCTCAACTCGCGATGTGTCCTCCCCAACGCAACTTTGCTGCCTGTGCCTCGTCGCGAACTAGACGGTAGCTGGTGAAATCCCGTGGCCGGAGgtccagatccagatccagatcccgaagcaccagcagcagtagGCGTGCCTGCGCGCCGTCGATGCCGCTCCGAGTCCGAATCTGCATCGTCCGGCCGTCGCCGAGACAGTATCCGCgaaagcttcttcatcgcctTGCCACGGGGGGCTGtactttcttttttgctgctttggaCTTGTCAACGGGACTTAGCCCATGGCGTCACATTTCTCCCCGGCTTCTGCATGTACAAGGGGTGGAACCGGTTATTCCTTCgcaaaaaacaaaaaaaggaggggaaaagaagaaatgagctgagaaaggaagaaaaaaaataGCAAGACACTTTGGAAATAACCCCCCAAACTTTCGGATATTATGGAGTCGTGTGGCGATCAATAAATTGTAACCGACGCCGCAAGCCCGTCAGTCTGCGCCCACTCATTCAGCCCAGCATTTTTTTCGCTTTCCATCAATTGGCGGCGGCTCCAATGACTTGTCAATGGCTGGTAATCTGGGTTTGCAGGCATTAGTTATTGTCATGCCCATTTAATCGGGGCAAAGCAAAGGCTGCTTGGTCTCCGAATGGGCCATTTCACCCGATTTGAATGGGGCCCTGGACAAAGTCTCAAGCTGAGCATTGTGTCCGCCAGCGCTAAAATTACATCCAGGAAAAAAAAGGGGTCCAGGTTCTTGTCGGGAATGGTCGttcaaggcaccagaccagatgagatggaagacGCCAGAGCAGACGGATGAAGAACCAGCCGTTGGGCGTTTTTGGCGCTTGGGGGCTTGCAAAGTATCCCTGTCGGAATCTTCACCACCTTGCGCCGCTGTCCTTCCCCTTTCCCAAGGATGAACTAGGCTTGGTTTGTGTTGTCTTGGATGATTTACAGGACGCCATAGGGTTTTGATGGGGAAGTTGGGATTCTTTTGGCCCCGTCGCTACGTCCGGAGGGCACCACCCGTCGCAGAGGCCATGACATTTTCGCAGACACATGTGGCAGGGTTGTGTATTCAGGCATTGTGGTTCATGCAGACGGGGGTTttgacaaggttggcaaggTAGGACAAAGTCACTGACAGATGGTAATTTCGCTGCCGCAAGACAGCTCCGCACATGGCAAATCATGGGTCAGTGTCAATACATCGTTGAAAGGGGAAATGAGAGGTTTAATTTGTTTTTGTAGTTGAAGCTAATTCGCCATCATGAACCGGGTACAGCATTTCTACACATAGGACAGGGTATTGTCATCATTGAGCTTTCCAGCAACCCCAAGGCGAGCTTCACCACCAGAAACACAGGGTCCACGTGCCACAATCTGCAAAAGTTAGCCATGTATCAAGCAATCTAACATAGGGCTGAGACGGGGGCAGGCTAGTAAGGTTGCGTTACATACCTCGCCTTCAATGATATCATCCGTAGTCTTGTGCGCGCCCATGTCTTTGAGGTAAATCTCAACCGAGGACGGTGGGACACCGAAATGAGCCTTGACGTTGGGTGTGATTCTGTAATCAAACAGGGCAGTTTGTGCAACGGAGCCAGCAACTCTCGCCGCCGTCAGGGCATACACGAGCCTTGCGCCAAGGTACACTCTCAAATCGGACACTACCTGTGATGAAAGGAGTGGTGTATCGCCACCAACACGCTCGGCTACGTACACAAGGCGCAACTTGCCTGGTGTCGTGCCCACATGAGGCCGTGCCCCGGCAGCGAAAGCAGACAAAACGTTAGTTGCAGCATGGACACCACGTTGTGTAAGAGTGTTGGTAGCCAGGGAGTGTGACAGCTTGCCGAGACCACCACCCAGGCGGCGGGTGGATTCTTCATGGGTTCGCAGCAAGGTTGCTGGGCTGGCGACAATGACCGTGGGCGCTACACCCTGTGTGGCGAGGACGAGATCTGGTGATCGGCCGGCTACGGAATTAAATGCCACTGACGCGTTGGAGTGCAATGCCGCGAGTGTTAGTGTCAACGTGTACATGTTAGAGAGCGAGTCGGCTGGGAGGAACAGGTCGGCTTGTGTGAGACGTTCCCGGCTTGGTATGGCCGCAATTTGGCCAGATATGCCGGACACCACATTCGCCTGTGTGAAGCGCACCATTTCTTCCAATTCGccttgcttgccttgccagAATGTCACAATATCACCAGGGGCGTTTGCCTTGTCATCAGATGAAGGAAGCTCGGTTGCAGCGGCCGCGGGTGTGTCGTTTAAGAGATCCTGCCAGGTGGTTACGTTGACGGCAGAGCCCATGCCCTCGGGGACGTCATTCCAATCCATGTGACGGCTGCCCTCATCCACGACCCAAATGAGCTGCCGGAGGGATGGATACGCTTTGACCACGGTATCGAGCGGGAATGAGCCTGTGGCAGTGACGACGGTGTCGACGGCGGAGCGACGCAGCATGGAGATGAGTTCCGAGTCGCTTACATCAAAGGGAATGAGGACCGCCGTGAGGTTCGGGTAGAACGAGCATGCGAGCAAAGTAATGAGATGCTCGATGGAGTTGGGGAGATAGATGGCAACCTTGATAGAGCCTTGTTCAGCAACGTATCGACCGATAATGTTGATCTGGCGGTTGATTTCTTCTGCACGTTGTCTTAGTAAATCATGCGTCCAAAAACTCTTACGATATGTCAGGCTTGGGGGAATAAAACAAACGCACCCATCTTGTGTTCAACCACGTTCTCTGATCCCAATACAGTTAGCAAACGCCCTCGAGCAGTGGCGTCCCCGCTCACTGCCTTTCTCCAGACATCTCGCAAGTCGCCATCCCGCCCACGGGAGAACTTAGGCGCGCCAGGATCCTTGACATTCAAACCAGCGTTCAAAGGCATGCCATGCGGTGCAGACTGCGAACGATATACGGCACTTTCGCCTTCGTTACGGACCGACGATGACATAGACTGTCTGGCAAGCAGCAGCGGGTGAGCATCGGGTTCGGTGGCAGACATGATGCGGTAGGTTACGAGAATGACGAGCGTGGTCGCCAGGGCCGTTGAATAGCCATTCCATTGTGAGAGGAGATCCGTGATGGATGAGTCGAGCGATTCGAGCAGACCCATTGTGCAAAGTTGTGCGCAAAGCGACTTTATTGTCACAGCGGTACGCAGCGACAGATGGATTCAGAACTGGTTGCTCGCACAGGCAGCAGATTGCTGGTGCAATCTGCGAGAGGAAGTTGGAGATGCGGCACTCGAGGAGGTCGGGAAAGGCGGGTAGGTAGATTTAGTCGTGGTGTTCAAGTTGGTTTGGCTCCCGAAGCCAACGGGGACGGAGGTGGGGGAACTGCCCACAAGCACGCTGAGCTGCAATGAgctcgagtctggtctggtcaatcaaATGTGAGATTCGAGTGGCTGGGCTGCCTCACACAgtcttgaccttgagctgATTGCTCCTCTGTGCTTCGCAGATCCTGATGGAAATTGGGCTGGAGCTTGTGCCACGTCGGGCGGAGGAGGAACAAGGAAGTTGAGCGGGGACAAACCAGGCACACAAAATGTTAAGACAGACTCGGGAATGAGTGCCGAATGGTCAGCCGATTctcaaccatccatccagtTGCTTGTCACAAATTGTCAAGTGCAACTTTGACGGCATCCGTCTTCTCCGTAGCAGCTTCACAAGAAAAGTTCTTACTACCGTGCGGCAGGGACGTCACGTAGCTCCTATTTGCATCAAATTCATGGATGCACTTCTGCTCTCTGTTTGTTTACGTGCATATGTGGTCTTAATGATGGCAAACTCGCACCTTGACAAAATAGGACAGCCTGTTCAGGATCCTACCCTGCAGTTGGGCAGCAAACATGTTGAGGTTTTCCTACACCCTGCGCCATACGTACTGCTGCTTTCCAACAGATGTATATTTTTATGAGTGTCATATAATTATTCTCATATCTTACATGATTTGACTTGAGTGCAGATTCTAATGTTGCAAAGATGCTGAAGGCAGAATGGAATCGTGGAATGCGAAGAGACCAGGCCACTATTGCAAAAGTGGCATACAAGACTTCTTTGGTACATGAAAAACAGTAAAACAGCTTGTATGTGCCCAAAATCTTAATATTTTGTTTTCTGGGTACCTAGgcacctacctaggtaggtaatTAATTGAACAATCACGTACTGTGCCTAGATCTTTACTAAGGTGCCAACATGTTCCCCATGCAGCTCACGTTGAGAGGCAGTCGTTTgatacatgtctggtgtcttttCACGTCGTCAATTTTGGCTGCAAATCACCGACGGACGGGGATATACTACACGATACGGAGAAAGAACGGAAAGCAAGCTGAGATTCAATtgaaggtcaactggtgtatTCGAATTCCTGGCCTGGCGAAAATGTCAAGTGCATTCACAATCACGGCTGGCTCAACTGGCAGGCGCAAGCTCACCAACTGGCAGACAGCTGGCAGACAGCTGGCGAACACCAGCCCTAGCTCTCAGTGCTGTTTTATTGTATCATGTTGATAAAATACAATGTTCCACTGGTAAACATTCATTTTCCAAATCTGCCTTGATTTCAACTTCACTGCACAAGCCCAAAAGGTTCACTGAACCCATCAACGGGcgtttttctcttcttttccctctcCCCTCCTCTCAGTTCCACGGCTCATCATTCTTTTGGGCaattcaacttcatctttCCTCCCATCCATCTGTCTCCCATAAACTTTCTTCATATCCAAAGCCGGCGGTTTTTGATAGCCTCGTTCGTCCCTTGTGTGAGGAGGCGAAAGGCGTTCGCCGAACCCTGAGGCATGGATCACAGGTACATTGCCAACAGTGTTTTCTTATTCAAAAACTTCTGCTAATGGTTTGAGTCCTGTAGCCCGTCTTCTCACCAGCTCATGCTTAACAATGGAAAAGCCGGCATATGCTGGGAGTTTGAGCGAACCGGCACATGCAAGTACGGCAAAAGATGCCATTACGAGCACCCCACTACTTCTGCACAGAGGAGAGTAGAGCCACCGCCCGAAATTctcggcttcttcaacaacaatggcCTTGGAACCCCAAGCCCGAGTGTGGATGGCAAACTGCGAGAATGGAAGAGGCTGCTCGGCCGTCAAGCACCCGTCTCGCGTCCACCTCCAGCCACTGTTGCTCGATTCTTTCAACTTGCCCTGGAACTCATGGACGGCGACGTGAGCTCATATCAAGAAGTTATTAAAAATCTTGCAACGGAACAAGGCCTTTGTTTCGTAAAAGACGTCGTCGAACGACATCTTGATGTAGCTGTTCGGACTGGTCCCAGTATTACATTTTGGAACACGGAACTGAAGCCATTATTTCAGCTGATCACCAATCACCGTGTGATAGATTCTTCGATTCTTGAATCAGAGGTTGCAATGATATTTAACTTCATCCTTGGAGTTGGTGGCTCCCGAATGAGTCGACTCTTTGGATATCTCGCACAACTTGCGACTGAGTGGCCCGATAAAACGGCAGCAAAGCTGAAACTACCAGCCGTCGAGCTGTCGCTAGCCGTACTATCCAAGTTGATGGACTGCAATACTACAAACATTGTGAATCAGAATTTCACTACACTCATCGATCAGTTTGCCCAAATTGTGGCCGCAGAGGGCGATGAGCAAGAGACTTTTGCATCTCTCCAGTCTTTGAAGTACATTGACTACATTCGGCGACGACTGCAAACTGGTGATGACATCCCAACTCTTTCCGCCTTAACAAAGGGTGCAATCGCGCGAGAAGAGTTCGTTCTCCGCCGAGATTTACCGGGCACATTGTCAGCCGAAGGACCGAGACACGACAATGACTTCGCGGACATGTCAAAGATCAGCATTTTTCCAACCTGTGAAGAAATCATGTCACCGCGTGCAGAATACCTCCCAACCAATGATAGTTCACAGTGGCACATTGGTGGTATCCGGGGTCGACTTGACAGAGAGTTTCGCCTCCTACGGGAGGATACTATCGGTCAACTTCGAGACACTGTGCGAGATGTACTGGATAATATAAAGAAACCACAAGAGATGAGTGCAATAACTAAGAATAATCTCAGGACATACATGTATGAAGACCCTGTCCCAATCAGGATCGACATTAGCCGGAATGCTGGTTTAGAGGTTCAAGTCCGTTGTCAGCAATTGCCAGCTACAGCAAAGCTTGGGAAGAAAGATCGAGAAGAGTGGTGGCACCACAGCCGCAGGCTTCGAGCGGGTGCGCTTGTCTGCATCATTGATGTCTCTGGATCAGTTCAATTCTTCGTTGTTTCTCAGTCAACGTTAAGAAGCCGAACCGACCCCAACTTTCGGTCAAGAAAGGATAAGGTCGTAAGTACCGGCgagcaaggtcaacaagCAGCTAATACGCTCTCGGACGATCCAAATTCTCTATTTGTTACCTTGCAGCTCGTTAAtcatgacgaagaagatgtgGAAAATGTACTACGGTGGTACCGTGCAGTCGGCCCCGATCTGCAGCGCTACCTGGTCGAGTTCCCCGGAGTTCTCCTTGATTCATTTAGGCATACACTTGCAGCGCTACAACAAATGTATAAAAAGCAAGATATGCCGTTTAGTAATATCTTGGCTCCTACCTCTCAGGGTGAGCAGGTAGTGTTGAAGCCTCCCTTGTATGCTAGGAAGCCAATGTTCACCTTTGATCTTAGCTGTCTCGAGCAAGGTTTTGAGGTGTACCCTGAGGATTTACCAAGCTCGAATGAATTAGCTTGGATTTCGACCCTTGATGCAACACAGTCGTCCGCAGTTTTAAACACCTTGGCGCGAGAAGTTTCATTAATCCAGGGCCCCCCAGGAACTGGCAAGAGTTACACGGGAGAGAAGATTATTCAAATTTTGTTGGCAAATAAAGAAGAAGCGGAACTAGGTCCAATTCTCTGTGTGTGCTACACAAATCATGCTTTGGACCAACTTCTTGAGCATCTTTTAGATGCCGGAGTGGAAGGAATCATCCGCATTGGATCGCGATCGAAATCCGAGCGAATGACCGACCTTACTTTGCAACGAATTGTGAAGCGATTCGAAAAGACGAAAGCGGAAAAAGGGAAAATTGGAAAAGCTGAATCATTCTTGCACAGGACTGTGCAGCAGTTTGGTGAAGCACTGCAAGAACTGGCGCACTCCCAGTCTTGGAGTGCTATCAAGACGCTTCTTTTGGAAGAGTATCCCCATCAATACCACAGCATATTCCCAgaggcagaagaagatggatggaccaCTGTTATGCACCAGAAACCAGAAGATATGTTGAATCAGTGGCTGCAGGGAGGACATCACATCGCAGGTCCACTTCGGCCACTGTCAGCACTTGTACAGTCCAACTTGTTGGAAATGAGCAACCTGGAAAGATGTAACTTGTTTGAGTACTGGCTAAAGAGTATTCGAGACCCCATTATCTCATCGATTACAGAGCTCAACGTTGAATATTCTGAATACCTTGAGGAGCGAAGAAAGGTACAAGGAGATCTGGACCTCCGTTGCCTCCAGCAGGCAGACATCATTGGTGTAACGACGACAGGTCTCGCCAAAAATACCAAATTACTCCGTCGCTTAAGAAGCAAAGTAATGGTGTGCGAAGAGGCAGGAGAAGTGCTAGAAGCCCACATCTTGactgctcttcttccctccCTGGAGCATGCAATATTGATTGGCGATCATTTGCAACTTCGGCCCCAGATCAACAGCTTTGACCTGCAAAGCTCTAATCCAAGCGGCGTCCAGTACTCTTTGGATATGTCACTATTTGAGAGATTGGTGATACCACCACATCCGATAGACCCGCGTCTTCCTTACAGTTCTTTGGAGACACAACGACGGATGCATCCATCCGTGTCGGCGCTCGTTAGATCGACACTGTATCCAGATCTCAAAGACTCCGAAACAGTGCAACATTATCCTGAAATTTACGGAATGAAAAAGAGGTTATTCTGGTTACATCATGATAAACTTGAGACTGGAGCAAATGTCCATGATCCGCTGAGCACATCTCATTCAAACGactttgaagttgagatgACCACAGCACTTGTATCGCACTTGGTACGACAGGGTGAGTATGAGAAAGGCCAGATCGCGGTGTTGACTCCatatcttggccaacttCATAAACTCCGCCGCCGTATGGCATCGATCCTCGAAATTTTCCTCAACGAAAGAGACCAAGATGAACTGGCAGCCATGGACGACAACACAACTTTACCAATTCAATCAAATGCGCCCAATAACAGCAAGAGAACCCTTCTAAAAACCATAAGAATCGCCACAGTTGACAATTTCCAAGGCGAGGAAGCGGAAGTCGTTATAATTTCGCTGGTTCGAAGCAATACACAGAATAGATGCGGGTTTCTCAGCACAGCAAACAGAGTAAACGTACTTCTATCTCGCGCGAAACATGGGATGTACATTATCGGCAACTCAAACACATACAAGCATGTACCAATGTGGCATAATGTGATTGAAATGCTGGATAAGAGAGGCAACATTGGCACGAGCcttcagcttcaatgtcCGCGTCACCCTGACACATTCATACTGGTGAGCCAACCTGATGATTTCCTCATACACGCACCAGAGAGCGGATGCAATCTTCCTTGCCGAATGAGACTCCGATGTGGACATGTTTGTGCGGGTCGTTGCCATTCTCCTGCCCTTCACAACGCTGTGAAGTGTCAGGAACCTTGTGGCCGTTCATTGACAGGGTGTGAGCACCCATGTACTCGTCAATGTGGTGATATCTGCCCTCAAAGATGTTTTGCCAAAGTGAGAGACATTAACATCACGCTGCTCTGTGGCCATGTAGTGAAGGATGCACAGTGCTGGCAAGTGCAGGAACCGCACTTGATGAAGTGTACAGAGCCAGTCACCAAAATCGTCCCTGGATGCGGCCATCACGTTGTGGTGGCATGTAGCCAAGAAGTAGACCAACCCGGCTACGTCTGCaatgctgcatgtggtgtGCAGCTTGGGTGTGGGCATGAGTGCAAAGAGCAATGCTTCAACTGTAGGCCTCGAAAGGGTGGCAACGTTGTTCTCACACTTCACAGTCCTTGTGGACAGAAATGTGGCCGAAGCTACTCAACATGTCGACACAGTTGCAATCTCCCCTGCCACGAGGGTAGCGAATGCCCACCTTGTGATAAGCCCTGTGAGGTTATGTGCAGCCATTCGGAATGCAGCAGACTTTGCCATGAACCATGCGTGCCTTGTGCAGAAGAGCAGTGTCAGTCCTGCTGCCCACACGCCAAGTGTTCTATGCCATGTGCTGTACCCTGCGATTGGGTTCCTTGCTCAAGGCGCTgtgagaagctgctcgagtGCGGACATCAATGTAAGTTTCACAGCTGTTGCGGCGGTGATGCGGATTTCTCATGTTGCGATATGCCATACTGATGCGTTGTTTGGATCAGGTCCATCTATTTGTGGCGAAGAATGCCCTGATAGTAGATTTTGTCAATCGTGCGCATCCGAGGATATTAAGTCCGTGTGCGTTGACTTTTTAGAATTGAAGGAGTACCGGGAGGTTGACCTCGATCAGCAACCGTGTGTTTTCCCGGATTGTGGGCACTTCCTTACAATAACCTCCATGGATCGTCAACTGGACATGGCCTCGCATTACGATATGGACTTGTATGACAAGCCGGCGAATATTAACAAGCAGTCAGAGCCATTCTCAATGGATGGAACTGTCGCCACCGTATGTGCCACATGCAGAGGATCGCTTCGAAACATTGCTAGGTACGGGCGTATTGTGCGTCGTGCAATTCTTGACGAGGCAACCAAGAAATTTATCTCTTGGTCAAACATGGAATATAGGTCGCTTTCCGCAAAGTTCCTCAAAGCCCAGGAAGCCCTCGGCCAGGCGGCTAACCTAGGTCAAGCAACAACAG is a window of Pochonia chlamydosporia 170 chromosome 5, whole genome shotgun sequence DNA encoding:
- a CDS encoding amp-dependent synthetase ligase (similar to Colletotrichum gloeosporioides Nara gc5 XP_007276892.1), with protein sequence MGLLESLDSSITDLLSQWNGYSTALATTLVILVTYRIMSATEPDAHPLLLARQSMSSSVRNEGESAVYRSQSAPHGMPLNAGLNVKDPGAPKFSRGRDGDLRDVWRKAVSGDATARGRLLTVLGSENVVEHKMEEINRQINIIGRYVAEQGSIKVAIYLPNSIEHLITLLACSFYPNLTAVLIPFDVSDSELISMLRRSAVDTVVTATGSFPLDTVVKAYPSLRQLIWVVDEGSRHMDWNDVPEGMGSAVNVTTWQDLLNDTPAAAATELPSSDDKANAPGDIVTFWQGKQGELEEMVRFTQANVVSGISGQIAAIPSRERLTQADLFLPADSLSNMYTLTLTLAALHSNASVAFNSVAGRSPDLVLATQGVAPTVIVASPATLLRTHEESTRRLGGGLGKLSHSLATNTLTQRGVHAATNVLSAFAAGARPHVGTTPGKLRLVYVAERVGGDTPLLSSQVVSDLRVYLGARLVYALTAARVAGSVAQTALFDYRITPNVKAHFGVPPSSVEIYLKDMGAHKTTDDIIEGEIVARGPCVSGGEARLGVAGKLNDDNTLSYV